In Banduia mediterranea, a single window of DNA contains:
- a CDS encoding YeeE/YedE family protein codes for MTEFTPISGLAGGLMIGLAAVLLLGLNGRIAGISGIIGGLLPPRATAPAWRLSFLAGLFLGALAFAALNAQWQVELPLAWPWMILAGLLVGFGTRLGSGCTSGHGVCGIARLSPRSFVATGVFMLSAALTVFVIRHGISS; via the coding sequence ATGACTGAATTCACTCCCATCTCCGGCCTTGCCGGAGGCCTGATGATCGGGCTCGCCGCCGTGCTGTTGCTTGGCCTCAACGGACGGATCGCCGGAATTTCCGGAATCATCGGCGGATTGCTGCCGCCGCGCGCCACGGCCCCTGCCTGGCGGCTCAGTTTTCTGGCCGGACTATTTCTGGGGGCGCTGGCATTCGCGGCGCTGAATGCTCAGTGGCAGGTCGAGCTGCCGCTGGCCTGGCCCTGGATGATCCTGGCCGGCCTGCTGGTCGGGTTCGGCACGCGGCTCGGTTCCGGCTGCACCTCCGGGCACGGCGTCTGCGGTATCGCGCGCCTGTCGCCGCGTTCGTTCGTGGCGACCGGAGTCTTCATGCTGAGCGCGGCGCTGACAGTCTTCGTCATCAGACACGGAATTTCCTCATGA
- a CDS encoding acyl-CoA dehydrogenase C-terminal domain-containing protein, with amino-acid sequence MFLEAFGHVVMAWSWLRQAVVAQGADHNGTDENFHRGKLAAAGWFSQWELPKTAPQFALLRSLDRRYLDMRDDWF; translated from the coding sequence GTGTTTCTGGAGGCCTTCGGTCATGTGGTCATGGCTTGGAGCTGGCTGCGTCAGGCCGTCGTTGCACAAGGCGCCGACCACAATGGTACCGACGAAAATTTCCACCGGGGCAAACTCGCCGCCGCTGGCTGGTTCTCCCAGTGGGAACTGCCGAAGACGGCGCCACAGTTCGCACTGTTGCGCAGCCTCGATCGCCGCTACCTGGATATGCGCGACGACTGGTTCTGA
- a CDS encoding DUF6691 family protein, which yields MTAAHKRNGAALLAGLLFGTGLSVSGMIRPAKVLNFLDVSGDWDPTLALVMGGALLVCLPAFRWLMKQPAPVLDSRFHLPERRNIDFRLVAGAILFGIGWGIGGFCPGPALAALVTGAGPVFAFVAAMLAGSWLAGRLG from the coding sequence ATGACAGCCGCACACAAACGCAACGGCGCGGCCTTGCTGGCCGGACTGCTGTTCGGAACGGGACTGTCCGTGTCCGGCATGATCCGGCCGGCCAAGGTATTGAACTTCCTGGACGTGAGCGGCGATTGGGATCCCACGCTGGCCCTGGTGATGGGCGGCGCACTGCTGGTCTGTCTACCGGCGTTTCGCTGGCTGATGAAGCAACCGGCTCCGGTGCTCGATAGCCGTTTCCATCTCCCGGAGCGCCGCAACATCGACTTCAGGCTCGTCGCGGGCGCGATCCTGTTCGGTATCGGCTGGGGCATCGGCGGCTTCTGCCCCGGACCGGCACTGGCCGCACTGGTAACCGGCGCCGGACCGGTATTCGCCTTCGTCGCGGCGATGCTCGCGGGGAGCTGGCTCGCCGGACGTCTGGGCTAA